TTTAAATAGAAGCAGAGAGATTTAAGTCACTGGTCTAATTAGAAGCTCGACTGGAAATTAAGTTCTTCATGGCCCCGAGTTTGTCTTGTTCTGGTCAACAAGCTCTAGAATTATGGGCAGGTCTTACGAAGACAGAAaagaggatttattttttaaagactcacCTAGCAGTTGGCCTTACAAGTGGCTCTTTGTATTCAAAGATGCGCTGAACACTCAACTTAAATGTCCTCAGGTGACAGCAGTACTCGAGACAGTATAATGAGACCATCATATCCTTGTTTGATTGAAGGTAAAGGGTAACCTCCTTGAGAGTGTTCGCAACCTTCTTCACAAATTCTTCTTCCTGATTCTCAAAGAGACAGTAGAACAAAGACCCGTGGTGCGTCAACTTTTGCTGGTCTCGGCCCAAATGTTTCATGTATTCCACCGAGTACCTCCTGAAGCTCTCTACCATGGGTAGCTGGTAGCCAAAGGTTGTCTCAAGAATCTTTCtcctgttttcattgagaagacCAAAAATGAAAGTAAACACTTGATTAAAGTTACAGTattgttctctcttctctttataCCCTCTGCTGCCTGAGGGGATCAGACAGTTGGGTACCGCCATCAGAAATGCAATGGCTGCACAAAACTCCTGGACGTTCAAGTGTATGAACTTGTAACGGTCTTTATGAGTGCTGCTCGGCAACAGAATATTCACGGCCTGCAACACAGAGAAATCAACCTCGGTAAACCCAACACATCTGAGGTCTTCAGCACTGAAATTGAGGGTGCTCAGAAACAGTCCTCCTGCGGCCAGCAAACACAGCCGTCTTAGGAGACCTAGGTGATACTGATTGGCAGTGAGTCCAGCCTTTGATGTCAACGCATCAGCAAGAAAGTGGGCATGTAGATCCGTGGGTGTTTCGCAGCAGTGCTGGGGGTCGTGCCCCTTGTCCATCTGCCGATTCAGGACAGTACATGTGATCCAGCATAGGATGGCGACCCGGCACAGACCCGTGAGTATTTCATCGTCATGTACAAGCATGAGGGCTGTCGACGCCCTCTGACGGTCGTTAAAGAAAGAGTGAAAATATAGCTCCCTCTTCTCATTCGAGAACTGCAAGGTCACGTAGCAGTCTGTGGTTTTCAAGAACATTTTGATGTTTTCCTCCCTCGTGGGCCTTGAGGAGATGAGGAACCAGCAACCTGGGGCCATTTGTCTCTTCAGCAAACTGACCAGGAGAATTGGAATTGGAACTTTCTGGGTGCTGTTACTACACAAAGCATGTTCATTGACATTTAACTCGAACCTTAGGTTGTCCACGTCCTCCAGGATGAAAAGGAGTTTCTTGGGATCAGACAGGATGTCTGCAATGGGAGCCTGGCCGTCAGGCCAGTCCTTGGCGATCAGCTCAGCCAAGCTGCTGTCGGTCATCTGGTTTATTTCGTGAGAAGTGAGGTGAACGACGTACGAGATCATGTTCTGCCACATCTCGCCGTTGATCCACTTCATCACAGCCAGGTTTATAGTCACAGTTTTTCCAGATGCTCTATCTCCCATCAGGAACACATTGAGATCGTTGGCTGAATAACAGCTGGTAGAATCATAGGCTAATTGAAGTACGTAAAACACATCTGATGCAACgttacaaaaaaatttataatgaaattcTCCAAAAGTGTGATTTTCCCATCGCAGCGTGATTTTTCTCCTCATGAGAGCCTTGCATGCCTCCTGATTGCCTAATCCAGCGAGTACGGGGcagaaaatagaacaaagatAAAAGTTCAAGATGTAAGAACAGTTTTAGCTTCTTTTCGTGTTTACAGGATACAAAATGTAGTAGAAATTTTTTACTTACTATATCACAAAGATATAGGTACAAAGATATTTACTATCATGttgatttgtttttgagatggagttttgctcttattgcccaggctggagtgcagtggcacgatctgagctcaccacagcctccacctcctgagttcaagtgattctcctgcctcagcctcctgagtagctgggattacaggtacgcaccaccatgcctggctaattttttgtatttttagtaaagacagggttttgccatgttagcaaggctggtctcgaactcctgacctcaggtgatccacctgccttggcctcccaatgttctgggattacaggcatgagccactgcgcctagcccatGTTGCTTTAAAGGAAAAAGTTTGAACAAAACCTATTTAACCCATACAATGGGGTCGACAGATCTGTTTGAGCATTGCTCTTTATCCTGCAAGGGCTTCCCTCTCATATGTTGGCATCAAGaacatatttctttcctttttggggGTTCCCTAGCATTTTACGTAGCCTTCAATTATAATGTTTCGTTTCACACCcagtttttcctttgagacaatAACTCGAGCTCAGGGACTGTTTCCTGGTATGTATTCAGCTCAGAGTATCTACTTATTACATCTTGGCCTGTCAGTCATGAGTTACACGTTcatctttccttctg
The sequence above is a segment of the Macaca nemestrina isolate mMacNem1 chromosome 20, mMacNem.hap1, whole genome shotgun sequence genome. Coding sequences within it:
- the LOC105488143 gene encoding NACHT, LRR and PYD domains-containing protein 11; translation: MAESNSTDFDLLWYLENLSDKEFQSFKKYLARKILDFKLPQVPLINLRATKEELANLLPISYEGQHIWNMLYSIFLMMRKEDHCMKIIGRRNRNQEACKALMRRKITLRWENHTFGEFHYKFFCNVASDVFYVLQLAYDSTSCYSANDLNVFLMGDRASGKTVTINLAVMKWINGEMWQNMISYVVHLTSHEINQMTDSSLAELIAKDWPDGQAPIADILSDPKKLLFILEDVDNLRFELNVNEHALCSNSTQKVPIPILLVSLLKRQMAPGCWFLISSRPTREENIKMFLKTTDCYVTLQFSNEKRELYFHSFFNDRQRASTALMLVHDDEILTGLCRVAILCWITCTVLNRQMDKGHDPQHCCETPTDLHAHFLADALTSKAGLTANQYHLGLLRRLCLLAAGGLFLSTLNFSAEDLRCVGFTEVDFSVLQAVNILLPSSTHKDRYKFIHLNVQEFCAAIAFLMAVPNCLIPSGSRGYKEKREQYCNFNQVFTFIFGLLNENRRKILETTFGYQLPMVESFRRYSVEYMKHLGRDQQKLTHHGSLFYCLFENQEEEFVKKVANTLKEVTLYLQSNKDMMVSLYCLEYCCHLRTFKLSVQRIFEYKEPLVRPTASQMKSLVYWREICSLFCTMDTLWELHLFDSDLNDISERILSKALEHSSCKLRTLKLSYISTASGFEDLLKALARNRSLIHLSLNCTSISLNMFSLLREILDKSTCQIRHLSLMKCDLRASECGEIASLLVNGGSLRKLTLTNNPLRNDGVNILCNALLHPNCTLTSLALVFCCLTEQCCSSLGRVLLLGRTLKQLDLCVNHLQNYGVLHVTFPLVFPTCQLKELYLSGCFFTNDICQYIAIVIATNETLRSLEIGSNSIEDAGMQLLCGGLRHPDCMLVNIGLEECMLTGACCESLASVLTTNKTLERLNILQNQLGDEGVVKLLESLILPECVLQVIGLPLNDVSAETRRMVMTVKERKPNLIFLSETWSVKEGREIGVIPASQPGSVIPNSNLDYMFFKFPRMSTAMRMSSTASRQPL